From the Helicoverpa zea isolate HzStark_Cry1AcR chromosome 28, ilHelZeax1.1, whole genome shotgun sequence genome, one window contains:
- the LOC124643679 gene encoding jerky protein homolog-like — translation MSKRKRVVLSLKDKMKIIESIKNGESGSKLAQIYGVGTSTISDIKKNSDSIMKFTCALEQEDGSSQRKVMKKSQNEILENAVFTWFLQKRACGQPISGPLLCEKALDFNQKLGGDTSFKASCGWLARFKSRHGIRELEIQGEKLSANVASADSFVTELKEFLDEKKYDLDFVYNADETGLNWKALPSRSLASRRENAAPGHKVSKDRVTVMVCANAKGTHRLPLLLIGKSKNPRCFRNVKIPLIYANQQKAWMNTDIFLTWYENTFIPEVKKFQKDVGKEGDVLLLLDNAPTHPSAETLNRENGKFTVKFLPPNVTSILQPMDQSVVETLKRLYRKQLLRRLLSADDSEIETLLKFFKEINLKDCCYMLVEAWNSVELQTLKRAWNKLLKLTLSDSSIKPHDDFKEITEAMKILSIGEGCDEENIIEWLNCDSEDPGFQILTDEEIIEDLNSNEREDEEETETGDVCQVPSHAEAFEALDVAFKWFERQDESDPIQLLQLKRIRDLAARKRCDSLRQKSITSYFQPKF, via the coding sequence ATGTCCAAGCGAAAAAGAGTAGTGTTGTCTCTTAAAGACAAAATGAAGATAATTGAGAGTATAAAAAATGGTGAATCTGGCAGTAAGTTGGCACAAATATATGGTGTCGGAACTTCTACGATAtcagacattaaaaaaaattctgATTCCATAATGAAATTCACCTGCGCGCTTGAGCAAGAAGATGGAAGTTCGCAACGTAAAGTCATGAAAAAATCTCAAAATGAAATTCTGGAGAATGCAGTTTTTACTTGGTTCTTACAAAAGAGAGCATGCGGTCAGCCCATATCTGGACCTCTGTTATGTGAAAAAGCATTGGATTTTAATCAAAAACTTGGTGGTGATACTTCTTTCAAGGCGAGCTGTGGATGGTTAGCAAGATTCAAATCCAGACATGGAATTCGAGAACTGGAGATTCAAGGAGAAAAACTGTCTGCTAACGTTGCATCAGCCGACTCTTTTGTGACCGAGTTAAAAGAATTTctagatgaaaaaaaatacgatttagATTTTGTATACAATGCGGACGAAACAGGTCTTAATTGGAAAGCTCTACCAAGCAGATCATTAGCATCGCGACGTGAAAATGCAGCACCGGGGCACAAAGTGAGTAAGGACAGAGTTACAGTTATGGTTTGCGCAAACGCTAAAGGAACACATCGATTGCCACTGTTACTTATTGgtaaatcaaaaaatccgcgctGTTTCAGGAATGTTAAAATACCCTTAATTTACGCTAACCAACAAAAAGCGTGGATGAACACAGATATTTTTCTTACTTGGTATGAAAATACGTTTATTCCTGAGGTGAAGAAATTTCAAAAGGACGTGGGAAAAGAGGGCGATGTATTGTTGTTATTAGATAATGCGCCAACGCACCCTTCCGCTGAAACACTAAATCGAGAAAATGGGAAGTTCACGGTTAAGTTTTTGCCCCCTAACGTAACATCGATATTGCAACCTATGGACCAAAGTGTCGTTGAAACTTTAAAACGTTTATACAGAAAGCAGCTACTGCGTCGTCTTTTATCAGCAGACGACAGTGAAATAGAAacgttgttaaagttttttaaagaaattaatttaaaagattgTTGTTATATGCTGGTAGAAGCGTGGAATTCTGTGGAATTGCAAACATTAAAAAGGGCAtggaataaattattaaaattaactctATCTGATTCTTCAATTAAACCGCACGAcgattttaaagaaataaccGAAGCAATGAAAATTCTTAGCATTGGTGAAGGGTGCGATGAAGAGAATATTATAGAGTGGCTGAACTGCGATAGTGAAGACCCTGGATTCCAAATATTAACTGATGAAGAAATCATTGAGGATTTAAACAGTAACGAGAGAGAAGATGAAGAAGAGACTGAAACTGGGGATGTATGTCAAGTACCATCTCACGCAGAAGCTTTTGAAGCTCTAGATGTTGCTTTTAAGTGGTTTGAAAGACAGGACGAATCGGATCCCATACAGTTGTTACAACTGAAGCGCATCAGGGACTTGGCTGCGAGAAAAAGATGTGATTCATTACGTCAAAAATCTATAACAAGTTATTTCCaaccaaaattttaa